Proteins from a single region of Pseudomonas sp. BSw22131:
- a CDS encoding beta-ketoacyl synthase N-terminal-like domain-containing protein gives MNSNADTPSLGLFEPDWQFTMTAHSPQESVPDWILVPATQPSLAEEMAGLLGEQRVRTFTEAPLDLPPGDHYAIIVRSPWAQGAQTSVTVAVLNLLKTLSRLQRARIDVVACRALAGPPGQDVRYPLDATCLGLAQTASREYPHLSINAFSLCDFAVATLHRAFSHRPTHAPATPVHITQDGHAVRHFKRASLNSGVSGLALRKGGHYLVLGGTGGLGRMLASYLVERHQARVHLVSRSAPDFELHELMRHSSCDISVPQALEAIFEAHGPFDAVIHSAMDLHDQTLDTLQPAQLERNLRPKLLGSYGLIQALRQHPVDFVLFFSSIQSHLANPGQGAYTAACAVKDAMAALLEETFQIPSKIVNWGYWGSVGAVAAPYYRERMEKVGVGSLEAEDGIATIEALIGSDQRQVMALKANAQALLAMGFETADSPGVVPVDELQSLIPPFDDQAEWVRRNEQASVALDEYARRAIHRIGIPTNIAAHHQALAQALSAIEDAPQALDRHNLLQRFAHLRAHLDLLDACMADFASILQGKTDPLEVLFPHGSFDRVEGVYRNNPVADYYNQTMATIVERLADSTEQPLRVLEIGAGTGSTTEQVMARVGHRLGQYRFTDLSLSFINRARRTFDQPCFEASIYNVEQPPQWLGAFDIVLATNVIHATRDIRESLRNIRRALRPGGVIVLNEVTALQHYATLTFGLTKGWWLNTGPERIEGSPLLDAATWQRLLRETGFENTEHHGNQTQGLIVARVPVSATAAAPAERVPAASASQTSGAAAANIDEVCLSSAMAFARDAIASVMHLTPSDLDPTRALKDYGVDSLIALELVKPFKDKVGYVPATLFFEYPTLADLAGYLEQCHPEAFKVVDSSAPAPAAPAAPAAQPGGESDTLHFVRESIAKVMHMSLDELDDDAAFASYGIDSLISLELIKPLQARYGYLPATLLFEYPSIAQLAGHLGLHATIAQAKATAAGHAHATTGQRPQPADLRTDQPAQAQAIAIIGYRGRFPGAEDTAQLWERLLQDVPLSSPVPPARWPREHMQTSTYAGVGAFLSDVDRFDHGFFNITPMDATLMDPQERLFLETAYQTFLHGAHPASRLKGSRTGVYVGVMNTGYANLTPIDSDSPRPTSLHWSIANRVSYHFDLHGPSMAVDTACSASLTALHTAVNALRLGDCDMALVGGVNVIAHPRQYDDLCRLHMLSLEGVCRPFGEGAGGFVDGEGVCAMLLKPLDRALADEDPLYGVIEASALNAGGKSNGYSAPNPQAQSRLIREALDKAKWAPTQLDYVEAHGTGTALGDPIEFKSLAAVLGEGRTETSRLPIGSIKGHIGHLESAAGLAGAVKILLQMRHRTLLPSLHAYPANPLLEPQATGLMVNRHARPWPVRDNQPYRAALSSFGAGGANAHVLLSSAIQTSRPARHPTSVRQLIMLSAHSVQALDASRIALLQWLEQNDVPLPRLASSLAHQRDHLRHRLAVCSDSTQDLRRQLALSLADLRGNGESTAVAGCDANAMNSMRMPGQQQDMDLDLDSVRLAYLGGALPDWHALFAADEPLELPEYCFDGTPLWVQARESGFESLDTLLADHNIDGQAIVPAGYYLARLLADTSTAGLMDVRFEARAQSFECVGTEQTADRFAVTIANTTVASASTLEQHSHDQQQPWTLDSGHYLQRTAIYQKFARMGYCYGDSLRLLRWACVGDDKVQASVLPARSFALPLSPAIIDAGLQTALLLDDGEAGPAWVPWMAERVERLSTHAAIAYVRCQRREKTARSVTHDFEFLAQDMSPVLRIQGLVSLNPTHDVARGQKPAARPKVVLHEL, from the coding sequence ATGAACAGCAACGCTGACACACCAAGCCTTGGCCTCTTCGAGCCTGACTGGCAATTCACCATGACCGCGCATTCGCCCCAAGAATCGGTGCCAGACTGGATTCTGGTGCCAGCAACACAGCCGTCGCTGGCAGAGGAAATGGCAGGACTACTGGGCGAGCAGAGGGTGCGAACCTTTACCGAAGCGCCGCTTGACCTGCCACCCGGTGATCACTACGCAATCATCGTACGCAGCCCTTGGGCACAAGGGGCACAAACGTCGGTGACAGTGGCGGTGCTGAATCTGCTCAAGACTCTGAGCCGGCTACAGCGCGCACGGATCGATGTGGTTGCCTGCCGAGCCCTTGCAGGACCTCCCGGCCAGGATGTCCGCTATCCGTTGGATGCGACCTGCCTGGGGCTGGCCCAGACTGCCAGTCGCGAGTATCCCCACCTGAGCATCAATGCCTTCAGCCTGTGCGATTTCGCTGTAGCCACCTTGCACCGCGCGTTCAGCCACCGCCCCACGCATGCCCCCGCGACACCGGTGCACATCACCCAGGACGGCCATGCCGTCCGCCACTTCAAACGGGCATCGCTGAACAGCGGCGTATCGGGCTTGGCCCTGCGCAAAGGCGGGCACTATCTGGTGCTGGGTGGCACGGGCGGTCTGGGACGGATGCTTGCCAGCTATCTGGTTGAGCGCCATCAGGCGCGGGTGCACCTGGTCTCGAGGTCTGCGCCCGACTTCGAACTGCATGAACTCATGCGTCACAGCTCCTGCGACATCAGCGTGCCTCAAGCGCTCGAGGCGATCTTCGAAGCGCACGGCCCGTTCGACGCGGTGATTCATTCTGCGATGGATCTGCACGACCAGACCCTGGACACCTTGCAGCCTGCCCAGCTTGAACGCAATCTGCGGCCCAAGCTGCTGGGCAGCTATGGGTTGATTCAAGCACTGCGCCAGCATCCGGTAGATTTCGTGCTGTTCTTTTCCTCGATCCAATCACACCTTGCCAATCCTGGCCAAGGCGCCTACACGGCCGCCTGCGCGGTCAAGGACGCCATGGCCGCCTTGCTTGAGGAGACTTTCCAGATCCCTTCGAAGATCGTCAACTGGGGTTACTGGGGCAGTGTCGGCGCGGTGGCCGCGCCTTACTATCGGGAACGCATGGAAAAGGTCGGGGTTGGCTCACTCGAAGCCGAAGACGGCATCGCCACCATCGAAGCCCTGATCGGCAGCGACCAACGCCAGGTGATGGCGCTCAAGGCCAACGCACAAGCCCTGTTGGCCATGGGCTTCGAAACCGCCGACAGCCCAGGCGTCGTGCCAGTCGATGAACTTCAAAGCCTAATCCCCCCGTTTGATGATCAGGCCGAATGGGTCAGACGCAACGAGCAGGCCAGCGTGGCGCTGGATGAATACGCCCGTCGCGCCATTCATCGCATAGGCATTCCCACCAACATCGCAGCTCACCACCAAGCACTGGCCCAAGCGCTGAGCGCCATAGAGGATGCGCCCCAGGCGCTGGATCGACACAACTTGTTGCAGCGCTTTGCCCACCTGCGCGCGCACCTTGATCTGCTGGACGCCTGCATGGCCGACTTCGCCTCGATCCTGCAAGGCAAGACCGATCCGCTAGAGGTGCTGTTCCCCCATGGCAGCTTCGACCGGGTAGAGGGGGTGTACCGTAACAACCCCGTGGCCGACTATTACAACCAGACCATGGCGACCATCGTCGAGCGTCTGGCCGACAGCACTGAACAGCCGCTTCGCGTGCTCGAGATTGGCGCTGGCACAGGCAGCACTACCGAGCAAGTGATGGCGCGCGTGGGCCACAGGCTAGGCCAGTACCGCTTCACCGACCTCTCGCTGTCTTTCATCAACCGGGCCAGAAGAACCTTCGACCAGCCCTGCTTCGAGGCCAGCATCTACAACGTGGAACAGCCTCCTCAATGGCTTGGCGCATTCGACATCGTGCTGGCGACCAACGTGATCCACGCCACCCGCGACATCCGCGAGTCACTGCGCAATATTCGTCGCGCATTGCGTCCAGGCGGCGTAATCGTGCTCAACGAGGTGACGGCACTGCAGCACTACGCAACCTTGACGTTCGGCCTGACCAAGGGCTGGTGGCTCAACACCGGCCCCGAGCGAATAGAAGGAAGCCCATTGCTCGACGCGGCCACCTGGCAGCGGCTGTTGCGCGAAACCGGCTTCGAAAACACCGAGCACCACGGCAATCAAACCCAAGGACTGATCGTCGCCCGCGTTCCTGTATCGGCCACGGCAGCCGCGCCAGCCGAAAGGGTCCCTGCCGCCAGCGCCAGCCAAACCTCGGGCGCAGCAGCCGCGAACATCGACGAGGTGTGCTTGAGCTCGGCAATGGCGTTCGCTCGGGACGCGATCGCCTCGGTCATGCACCTGACCCCTTCTGACCTCGACCCCACGCGAGCACTGAAGGACTATGGGGTCGACTCCCTGATTGCGCTGGAGTTAGTGAAGCCGTTCAAAGACAAGGTCGGATACGTGCCAGCCACGCTGTTCTTCGAATACCCCACCCTCGCCGACCTGGCGGGCTATCTGGAGCAGTGCCACCCAGAAGCCTTCAAGGTTGTGGACAGCAGCGCCCCTGCACCCGCTGCACCCGCTGCACCCGCCGCGCAGCCTGGTGGGGAGTCCGACACTCTGCACTTCGTGCGTGAAAGCATCGCCAAGGTCATGCACATGTCCCTCGACGAACTCGACGATGACGCTGCATTCGCCAGCTACGGCATCGACTCGCTGATCAGCCTGGAGTTGATCAAGCCGTTGCAGGCTCGTTACGGCTATCTGCCCGCGACCTTGCTGTTCGAATACCCAAGCATCGCGCAACTGGCCGGTCATCTGGGCCTGCACGCCACGATCGCGCAAGCCAAGGCAACAGCTGCGGGTCATGCACACGCCACGACCGGGCAACGACCACAGCCTGCTGACCTGCGCACCGATCAACCAGCGCAGGCGCAAGCGATCGCCATCATCGGCTACCGCGGACGTTTCCCGGGTGCAGAGGACACCGCACAGCTCTGGGAGCGACTGCTGCAGGACGTGCCTCTGAGCAGTCCGGTACCTCCCGCACGCTGGCCCCGGGAGCACATGCAAACGTCGACCTATGCTGGTGTCGGTGCATTTCTCAGTGACGTCGACAGGTTCGATCACGGGTTCTTCAACATCACACCAATGGACGCAACCCTGATGGATCCCCAAGAACGGTTGTTCCTGGAGACCGCGTACCAGACATTTCTGCATGGTGCTCATCCGGCATCGCGACTCAAGGGCAGCCGAACCGGGGTGTACGTCGGCGTGATGAATACCGGCTATGCCAACCTGACACCTATAGACAGCGACAGCCCCAGGCCGACATCACTGCATTGGTCGATCGCCAATCGGGTGTCATACCACTTTGATCTGCACGGTCCGAGCATGGCGGTCGATACCGCATGCTCTGCCTCCTTGACCGCTCTGCACACTGCGGTGAATGCGTTGCGCCTGGGCGACTGCGACATGGCTCTGGTCGGAGGCGTGAACGTGATCGCACACCCTCGACAGTACGACGACTTGTGCCGCTTGCACATGCTCTCGCTAGAGGGCGTATGCCGACCGTTCGGCGAGGGCGCCGGTGGTTTCGTCGACGGCGAAGGGGTGTGCGCCATGCTGCTCAAACCGCTCGACCGGGCTCTGGCGGATGAGGATCCGTTGTACGGGGTGATAGAAGCCTCGGCACTAAATGCCGGAGGCAAATCCAACGGCTACAGCGCACCCAACCCGCAGGCGCAGTCCCGCCTGATTCGCGAGGCCTTGGACAAGGCCAAGTGGGCTCCGACGCAACTGGACTACGTCGAGGCTCACGGCACCGGCACCGCGCTCGGCGATCCGATCGAGTTCAAGAGCCTGGCGGCGGTGCTTGGCGAGGGACGCACAGAGACCTCGCGTCTGCCGATCGGCTCGATAAAGGGCCACATCGGCCACCTGGAGTCGGCAGCCGGACTGGCGGGTGCAGTGAAGATCCTGCTGCAGATGCGTCATCGCACACTGCTCCCGTCGCTGCATGCATACCCGGCCAATCCATTACTGGAGCCACAGGCGACCGGGCTGATGGTCAATCGCCATGCCAGGCCATGGCCTGTACGCGATAACCAACCCTATCGCGCGGCGTTGTCGTCCTTTGGCGCAGGAGGTGCCAACGCACACGTGCTGCTGAGCTCTGCGATCCAGACCTCGAGGCCGGCGAGACATCCGACATCGGTGAGACAGCTGATCATGCTGTCGGCCCATAGTGTTCAGGCACTGGATGCCTCTCGTATCGCGCTATTGCAATGGTTGGAGCAAAACGATGTGCCTCTGCCACGCCTGGCCTCCAGCCTTGCCCACCAGCGTGATCACCTACGCCACCGCCTAGCCGTGTGCAGCGACTCGACGCAGGATCTGCGCCGCCAGTTGGCGCTATCGTTGGCAGACCTGCGTGGTAACGGTGAAAGCACTGCAGTGGCGGGTTGTGATGCAAACGCGATGAACTCGATGCGCATGCCGGGCCAGCAGCAAGACATGGACCTGGACTTGGACAGCGTTCGCCTGGCTTATCTGGGTGGTGCACTGCCAGATTGGCACGCCCTGTTCGCAGCCGATGAACCGCTCGAGCTGCCGGAATATTGCTTCGACGGCACGCCACTCTGGGTGCAGGCTCGGGAGTCGGGTTTCGAAAGCCTTGACACGCTGCTGGCCGACCACAACATCGACGGACAGGCGATAGTACCGGCAGGCTACTACTTGGCACGCCTGCTGGCTGACACTTCAACCGCTGGACTGATGGATGTGCGATTCGAGGCCCGCGCCCAGTCGTTTGAATGCGTCGGCACGGAGCAGACAGCGGATAGGTTTGCAGTGACCATCGCCAACACTACTGTCGCCAGCGCCTCCACTCTGGAGCAGCACAGCCACGACCAGCAGCAGCCTTGGACGCTGGACTCGGGCCATTACCTGCAGCGCACAGCGATCTACCAGAAGTTCGCACGCATGGGCTATTGCTACGGTGACTCACTGCGCCTGCTGCGCTGGGCCTGTGTTGGAGACGACAAGGTGCAGGCGAGTGTGCTGCCCGCGCGCAGCTTCGCTTTGCCACTGTCGCCCGCAATCATCGACGCCGGTCTGCAGACCGCGCTACTGCTCGACGACGGGGAGGCAGGTCCGGCCTGGGTACCCTGGATGGCCGAGAGGGTCGAGCGGCTGTCCACTCATGCGGCGATTGCCTACGTGCGCTGCCAGCGACGCGAAAAAACCGCCCGGAGCGTGACCCACGATTTCGAGTTTCTTGCTCAGGACATGAGTCCGGTCCTGCGTATCCAAGGCTTGGTTTCACTGAACCCAACCCATGATGTGGCGCGCGGGCAAAAGCCTGCGGCACGCCCGAAGGTGGTGCTGCATGAACTTTGA
- a CDS encoding ACP S-malonyltransferase, with protein MNFERPGALAIVFPGQGSQFPGMGLELLPRFREMTEIAETLLGLRLAELLEDAGRLADTAFTQPAVFVVSAMSFEAMRQDRDIDRADLMLGHSLGLFGAIHASGRLGFADTLKLVIERGQLMKAAGDGAMLAVMGIDAQGLEACLLEQGLDSLDIANVNGPEQTVLSGPSQAIERAAHDLQQRGLRAVQLNVSGAFHSRYMETARIALSRYVERVTFSPGTCPLISTTHGGPVPDTHLLEEIVFQLTSPVRWLQTIQVLRQRYSLLDFIEPGPGQVLTRLIAAIDAHHQSKEASR; from the coding sequence ATGAACTTTGAACGACCTGGCGCGCTGGCAATCGTCTTTCCTGGCCAAGGCTCGCAATTTCCTGGAATGGGGCTGGAGCTTCTGCCCAGGTTCCGCGAGATGACCGAAATCGCTGAGACACTGCTGGGCCTGCGGCTAGCCGAGTTGCTCGAAGATGCCGGCAGACTTGCCGACACCGCTTTCACGCAGCCTGCCGTATTCGTCGTCAGCGCGATGAGCTTCGAGGCAATGCGCCAGGACCGCGATATAGATCGAGCCGACCTGATGCTTGGCCACAGCCTGGGGCTGTTCGGCGCCATCCACGCCAGCGGCCGGCTCGGTTTCGCAGACACCTTGAAACTGGTGATCGAGCGTGGCCAGCTGATGAAGGCTGCCGGGGACGGGGCGATGCTTGCGGTGATGGGCATCGACGCCCAGGGCCTGGAGGCCTGCCTGCTCGAACAGGGACTGGACAGTCTCGACATTGCCAACGTGAACGGGCCGGAGCAAACCGTGCTCAGCGGTCCGAGCCAGGCCATCGAGCGCGCAGCACACGACCTTCAACAACGCGGCCTGCGCGCGGTGCAGCTGAATGTCAGCGGGGCGTTTCATTCCCGGTACATGGAAACCGCACGCATAGCCCTGAGTCGCTATGTGGAGCGGGTGACTTTCAGCCCCGGGACCTGTCCATTGATTTCCACCACCCATGGCGGACCGGTACCTGACACCCATCTGCTCGAAGAAATCGTTTTCCAGCTGACCAGCCCGGTGCGCTGGCTGCAGACAATCCAAGTGCTGAGGCAACGTTATTCACTGCTCGACTTCATCGAGCCGGGCCCAGGCCAGGTACTTACGCGCCTTATCGCTGCCATAGACGCCCATCACCAATCGAAAGAGGCATCGCGATGA